One region of Tachysurus fulvidraco isolate hzauxx_2018 chromosome 9, HZAU_PFXX_2.0, whole genome shotgun sequence genomic DNA includes:
- the LOC113651718 gene encoding trace amine-associated receptor 13c-like translates to MNRTEFNQSDGCDHFSCPERSVSPAVYILLYVCSAAVVLLTVCGNLLVIISVLHFKQLHTPTNMLLLSLAVSDFLVGALVMPSILSWVIESCWIFGRDFCMCIMMTASFLMTLSVYHIVLIAVDRYLALSTPFLYMNKVSIRITRVVIFFNWCVVVVYNLVLFYINGNFMSSVMCPGECFLSLNMFWSVLDLIYSVIFPLSLIIILYARVFVIAKKHASAIRELNNHTRPKTQKITSHSMKSERKAAKVLGILVSVFLVCLLPYFICSLLGYVIQLQSETIQKVMMVISLNSTINPVIYALFYSWFKRCIKIIISREIFQTDSALINVFL, encoded by the coding sequence atgaaccggacagagtttaatcagtctgatggctgtgatcatttctcctgtccagagagatctgtatctcctgcagtttatatcttactgtatgtgtgttcagctgctgtggttctgctaacagtgtgtggaaatctgctcgtcatcatctctgttcttcacttcaagcagcttcacacaccaacaaacatgctgttgctctctctggctgtgtcaGATTTCCTTGTTGGAGCTTTAGTGATGCCTTCGATTTTAAGCTGGGTGATCGAGTCATGCTGGATTTTTGGTAGAGACTTTTGCATGTGTATTATGATGACTGCCTCCTTCCTGATGACCTTATCTGTATATCATATTGTTCTGATTGCGGTGGATCGATATTTGGCTCTATCAACCCCATTTCTCTACATGAACAAAGTCTCTATAAGGATCACTCgtgttgtaattttttttaattggtgtgTAGTGGTGGTCTATAACTTAGTACTTTTTTATATCAATGGAAACTTCATGAGCTCTGTTATGTGCCCCGGagagtgttttctctctctgaatATGTTTTGGTCTGTACTTGATCTCATATATTCAGTTATATTTCCACTTTCTCTCATAATCATATTGTATGCTCGAGTTTTTGTGATTGCTAAGAAACATGCCTCTGCTATCAGAgagcttaataatcacacacggcctaaaacacagaaaatcacctcacactccatgaaatctgagagaaaagcagctaaagtcctcggtattttagtgtctgtgtttctggtgtgtttacttccatATTTTATTTGCAGTTTATTAGGTTATGTTATTCAACTACAGTCAGAAACAATTCAGAAAGTTATGATGGTGATTTCTCTTAATTCCACCattaatccagttatttatgctctgttttactCGTGGTTTAAAAGgtgcattaaaataattatatctcGGGAAATATTCCAGACAGACTCTGCAttaatcaatgtttttttataa
- the LOC125145575 gene encoding trace amine-associated receptor 6-like, protein MNRTEFNQSDGCDHFSCPERSVSPAVYILLYVCSAAVVLLTVCGNLLVIISVLHFKQLHTPTNMLLLSLAVSDFLVGALVMPAMLIWTIESCWIFGRDFCICFWMIFSFLIISSIYNITLIAVDRYLALSNPFLYMNRVSVRITAVVIIFDWCVMLIYILAFMYFNGNFTISVMCPGECYCFLNENWAVFDLIYSFIFPLSVIIILYTRVFMIAKKHATAIRELNNHTRPKTQKITSHSMKSERKAAKVLCILVSVFLVCLLPYYIYSLLGYAIGIQTEIFQKILIIHCLNSTINPVIYALFYPWFRRCVKITVTLQIFQTDSALNNVLS, encoded by the coding sequence atgaaccggacagagtttaatcagtctgatggctgtgatcatttctcctgtccagagagatctgtatctcctgcagtttatatcttactgtacgtgtgttcagctgctgtggttctgctaacagtgtgtggaaatctgctcgtcatcatctctgttcttcacttcaagcagcttcacacaccaacaaacatgctgctgctctctctggctgtgtcaGATTTCCTTGTTGGTGCTTTAGTGATGCCAGCAATGTTAATCTGGACAATCGAGTCATGCTGGATTTTTGGGAGAGATTTCTGCATTTGTTTTTGGATGATTTTTAGTTTTCTCATAATTTCATCAATCTATAATATCACTCTGATTGCTGTGGATCGATATTTGGCTCTCTCAAACCCCTTTCTCTACATGAACAGAGTCTCTGTGAGGATCACTGctgttgtaattatttttgaCTGGTGTGTGATGCTGATCTATATCTTAGCTTTCATGTATTTCAATGGAAACTTCACAATTTCTGTAATGTGTCCTGGAGAGTGTTATTGCTTTCTGAATGAGAATTGGGCTGTATTTGAtctcatatattcatttatattcccactttctgtcataatcatattgtatactcGAGTTTTTATGATTGCTAAGAAACATGCCACTGCTATCAGAgagcttaataatcacacacggcctaaaacacagaaaatcacctcacactccatgaaatctgagagaaaagcagctaaagtcctctgtattttagtgtctgtgtttctggtgtgtttacttccatattatatttacagtttattagggTATGCTATTGGAATTCagacagaaatatttcagaaaattcTAATCATACATTGTCTTAATTCCACCattaatccagttatttatgctctgttttatccGTGGTTCAGGAGGTGTGTTAAAATAACTGTAACTCTACAAATTTTCCAGACAGATTCTGcattaaacaatgttctttcATGA
- the LOC125145555 gene encoding trace amine-associated receptor 13c-like, with product MNRTEFNQSHGCDHFSCPERSVSPAVYILLYVCSAAVVLLTVCGNLLIIISVLHFKQLHTPTNMLLLSLAVPDFLVGALVMPSMFIWTIESCWIFGRDFCICFWMICCFLLNSSIYNIALIAVDRYLAISNPFLYMNRVSVRITAVVIIFDWCVMLIYILAVMFFNGNFTISVMCPGECYYILNEIWAVIDLIYSFIFPLSIIIILYTRVFVIAKKHATAIRELNNHTRPKTQKITSHSMKSERKAAKVLGILVSVFLVCLLPYFIYSLLGYAIGIQTETFQKILIILYLNSTINPVIYALFYPWFRRCVKLIITLQIFQTDSALINVLS from the coding sequence ATGAACCGGACAGAGTTTAATCAGTCTCATGgctgtgatcatttctcctgtccagagagatctgtatctcctgcagtttatatcttactttatgtgtgttcagctgctgtggttctgctaacagtgtgtggaaatctgctcatcatcatctctgttcttcacttcaagcagcttcacacaccaacaaacatgctgcttctctctctggctgtgccgGATTTCCTTGTTGGTGCTTTAGTGATGCCATCGATGTTCATCTGGACAATCGAGTCATGCTGGATTTTTGGAAGAGATTTCTGCATCTGTTTTTGGatgatttgttgttttcttctaAATTCATCAATCTACAATATCGCTCTGATTGCTGTGGATCGATATTTGGCTATCTCAAATCCTTTTCTTTACATGAACAGAGTCTCTGTGAGGATCACTGctgttgtaattatttttgaCTGGTGTGTGATGCTGATCTATATCTTAGCTGTCATGTTTTTCAATGGAAACTTCACAATTTCTGTAATGTGTCCTGGAGAGTGTTATTACATTCTGAATGAGATTTGGGCTGTAATTGAtctcatatattcatttatattcccACTTTCTAtcataatcatattgtatactcgagtttttgtgattgctaagaaacatgccactgctatcagagagcttaataatcacacacggcctaaaacacagaaaatcacctcacactctatgaaatctgagagaaaagcagctaaagtACTCGGTATTTTAGTATCtgtgtttcttgtgtgtttacttccatattttatttacagtttattagggTATGCTATTGGAATTCAGACAGAAACTTTTCAGAAAATTCTGATCATTCTTTATCTTAATTCCACCattaatccagttatttatgctctgttttatccgtggttcaggaggtgtgttaaattaatcatAACTCTACAAATTTTCCAGACAGATTCTGCATTAATCAATGTTCTTTCATGA
- the LOC113651783 gene encoding trace amine-associated receptor 13c-like: protein MNLMEFNQTDHCDHFPCPERSVSAAVYILLYMCSAAVVLLTVCGNLLVIISVLHFKQFHTPTNMLLLSLAVSDFLVGALVMPPIFIWTIESCWIFGRDFCISFLFIGGVLMTISIYNVALIAVDRYLALSNPFLYMSSISRRTMCIVVYSNWCVCIMYMTTFYYFNGSFEHSVMCPGQCLLIVNEVWSVMNLVVLFIFPLSVIIILYTRVFMIAKKHATAIRELNNHTRPKTQKITSHSMKSERKAAKVLGILVSVFLMCLLPFYIYSLLGNVIELQIKTLLKFLIVVHLNSTINPVIYALFYPWFRRCVKLIITLHIFLTDSELINVLS, encoded by the coding sequence atgaacCTGATGGAGTTTAATCAGACTGATCACTGTGATCATTTTCCCTGTCCAGAGAGATCTGTATCTGctgcagtttatatcttactgtacatgtgttcagctgctgtggttctgctaacagtgtgtggaaatctgctcgttatcatctctgttcttcacttcaagcagTTTCACACACCAACTAAcatgctgctgctctctctggctgtgtcgGATTTCCTTGTTGGTGCTTTAGTGATGCCACCAATATTTATCTGGACAATAGAGTCATGCTGGATTTTTGGGAGAGATTTCTGCatcagttttttgtttattggtgGTGTCCTCATGACCATATCAATTTATAATGTTGCCCTGATCGCTGTAGATCGGTATTTGGCTCTGTCAAACCCTTTTCTCTACATGAGTTCTATATCTAGGAGGACTATGTGCATTGTGGTTTATtctaactggtgtgtgtgtattatgtatatgacaacattttattatttcaacgGAAGCTTTGAACATTCTGTAATGTGTCCTGGACAATGTTTATTAATTGTGAATGAGGTTTGGTCTGTAATGAATCTTGTGGTATTGTTTATATTTCCACtttctgtcataatcatattgtatactcGAGTTTTTATGATTGCTAAGAAACATGCGACTGCTATCAGAgagcttaataatcacacacggcctaaaacacagaaaatcacctcacactccatgaaatctgagagaaaagcagctaaagtcctcggtattttagtgtctgtgtttctgatgtgtttacttccattttatatttacagtttattagggAACGTTATTGAACTACAGATAAAAACATTGCTGAAGTTTTTGATTGTCGTTCATCTTAATTCCACTattaatccagttatttatgctctgttttatccgtggttcaggaggtgtgttaaattaatcatAACTCTACACATTTTTCTGACAGACTCTGAATTAATCAATGTTCTTTCATGA